DNA from Garra rufa chromosome 5, GarRuf1.0, whole genome shotgun sequence:
ttttctaaactatagcaaataaactgtgataatgtgggaaatgttgaaggtgtatgaatacattttggtttgagtACATATCTATAGCTAAACCCACTCATACAAAACAGGTATGACTGAATCCCAGTGGCGGTGAGTGCGGGCACAGCGCCCCCTCTGGTCGCCCGCCAGCCCGCCGCCATCCGAACAGCTTCCGCTGTTTACTGCTCGTCAGTGTTTGGCTTATTATTAGCTCGGTGAGTGTCCTTGAGACGAAAACACACTTAAAATACATACCAAATGCTCATATTATATATGTGTAGCAGTTTCTACCTTAACAATGCGTGTTTGTTGGAAAGCAGGTCAGAGAGAGCGAGTCAAACTCGCGTTATTTACAAATACTGGAGTTAAATCCACCGAGCTCCTAGAGCCGGGGAATAAATCTTCTATCTTCTAAATGGGATCAGTATTACTCTCAGCTGAGTTTATTCGCATATAAAAGCATTTCGAAATCTAATTCTGCTTGTGTTTATGTTTATATCGCTTGCTAGTCGGCTAACAGACCGTGTATATGCTTGCTAGTAGTGTTAAGCTAATGTAGATAAAGTAAGTTTATCATGACAAAGCGTTCccagtgttttaaagcttgtttaaACGCCGTCAAAGAcattatagtataatataatcataatttgctcattaaacacaataatatgcCAATATTCGCTTTTTTTGTAGTTCAAAACTGAACTGAAAGTACAGCACTTCACGTATTGAAGTGAATGCAATTCATCCTGAATAATGGTTTGTTTTGCTCATCTGtgcataactttttttttcctttgaagTTCTCCTCTATGCTCCAGCTGCGACCAGTGGAGGAGGATGAATCAGCTGTTGAGAGCCTGGAGCTGAACCGAGCTGTGGCTGACAATGACCATTTCCTGCTGGCCGAGCTACTGTCACAAGAACGCTACAGGAAGTGCATTAATCAGCAGAGCGGTTGGGGGATCCCAGGTACCCCGTTACGCATGGCTGCGTCCAAAGGTACGTGCGTCACCCTTCTATGCACTCTCAGAGTTTGTTGTCCACCACGACCAGAACGCAGCAGTTTTTTTTCCTGTAGGTCACCTGAGGTGCCTGCAGTTGCTCCTAGCCAATGGGGCAGACATAGACCGCCTTGATGTTAAAGCCCAGACCCCTCTTTTCACCGCTGTGTGCGGGCGTTACTTGAGCTGTGTGCTCGCGCTTCTCCGTGCCGGAGCTAATCCGAATGGAAGTCACCTGAACAACAGCTCGCCTGTGCTCACCGCTGCCCGAGATGGCGACCCAGAGATCCTCCGCCAGCTGCTTCGGCATGGGGCGGAGGTCAATGCCAGGTCAAAGGTGACTCTGTGGGCCTCAGGGGTTGCTGTGTGCAGTGGGCCGCTTTACCTGTCGGCCATATATGGACACCTGGATTGCTTCAAAATCTTGCTGTTGTATGGGGCAGATCCGAACTATAACAGTCCAGAGGAGAAGGTAATCGGCAGGGCCACGCAGCAGAAGACGGTCCTGGAATTGTGTTTGAGACACGGCTGTGGAGTCGAATACATTCAGTTGCTCATTGACTTTGGGGCAAACGTCTATCTGCCGACCCTCATTATAGAGAAGAGCACCAAACAGAACGAAGCTGTTGAGCTGTTGCTGAAAGAGCGAGGTGAGAGATGTTTAAGCTGTGTTATCCACCATTTTTCCTTAACGCGGAAtaaagcctatgggtgagactttcagttcattagccactatagggaaataatgagaagaataacaacgtgcattaaatgataaaactgtttgcactacaaactggtttgcttataattaagataataaattataattaatatggtaagacacaccaatttgcaatatcaagctgcaaaatttgcatttacaaatggCCCCACCCACTCTTAcagaaagaaaaaggtggatagcatatactatatatttttttttaaatttgcaattGGTCTTGCTCCAAATTTCAAAGTTTAACTTGGAATTGTGGCATAAAAACgccgaattgcaagatataaactcgcaattctgaggaaaaaaaatttttttttttttttttaacaggaatTTACAtcttacatacattttttttttaagtttatatcttacaaatctgactttatatcttgcatttttgagaacgtATCTCACAATCCAGATTTGAGTGGAATAAATTTAGAGAATTTTTTGAAGGTGGATGATATTATCGGAACATTATTGTAATTGTCTGATTACAGGCTTAATGTAAACATTGGGGtctgacaatttaaaaaaaacatgctgaaATTTTGCCGATTAGGCGGTGATGTTGGCCtacttgtaataaaataaaagtaaaatacacGTAACATACAATTCTtgtgtttctaaataaataaagcaataactggtgtaaaataaatcaaatcaaatagtcTGTTTTGATATAAAGGTCAGAAGCTATAGCTTACATTAATAAAATCACGAACATGACACTTGTAAATTAAATATAGTATACAGGTTTAGTCATTAATATGTAATAGATATGTAAAGATAAAAGATTTCTGAAGACTGAAAAGCAAACTGAAACTGAACTGAACgcaactgaaaaataaaaataatcagcaGAGATTGattttattatagttatttattaatgtagccttatttaaaaaaaaactttaaatataattttaagttctaaaaacagtttttgctcaACACTAaccaacattaaaaataaattgtttattttttgcacTGGAGAGGTTGTCGTTTCAAAACAAAAGCATTGGCTAtcgacaaaaaaagaaaagaaaaatattgtCGGACATCAGCAAAAAGCTAATACTgtggaaaaattaaaaaataaatctaaaaactaaatataaatataaggaAAATTAAGTTAGTTAAGTTTAAGTTAAACttaaaaattagcatttttgccTACATTTAAGTTGAAGtgctaaaattgctaaaactaaaatgaaaataattgaaagctaaataaaaatgtttattttaaaacaaaaactaataaagatgacaaaagcacataaaattactcacaaaatgaaataaaaactcaATATTAAAGCTGAATTCAAAATGAATGAAATACTATATGttacccaggaccacaaaaccagtcataagggtcatttttgtaaatacatctgaaagctgcataataattccattgatgtttggatgtatatgatatgacaatatttggccgagatacaactttttaaaaatctgaaatctgagaatctgaaatattgagaaaattgcctttaaattggtccaaatgaagttcttagcagtgcatattacaaatcacaaatgaaattttgatatatttacagtaggaaatgtacaaaatatctacattgaacataatctttacctaatatctttaatatttttggtataaaagaacaatggataattttgacccacacaatgtatttttgcctattgctacaaatatacctgtgctacttaagtggtccagagtcacattagtatataaataataataaaataatgctgTTTATTATGAGATTGTTAACCTTTTTATCTCTCTTTTTTTCCACAGGGTGTCCGAAGACTCTTGCATCTCAGTGTAGATTGGCCATTCGTAGACACCTGATACAGGTGAACAAGGTTCATTGTTTGGACTCTCTGGAGATTCCACCCAGGCTCATCAACTATCTCAAACACAAGCCTATGAACAGTGCATTGGtttactgacaaaacagagtACACTCCACTGTGCCTTTAGCAAAGGACAGACTCATTCATTCACACACAGGCTGGACAGGTAGACCATACAGGCATCAGAGGGAGTGAAACTGACAGAATATCTGGACTAATGACGTGGACTTACTCGTATGCAATCACAGACGGACCGATACACTGCTAACAACCCTGGTTTACATATATGGAGTGTTAACATCCTCTTAAACTAATTTGCTTCATTGTTTATCAGATTCGACTGTGTAATATTACCAGAAGTGTTGTTGTAAATGCTCTTGAACTATGCATTATCATACATTCTGTTCTGCCTTTTCAAGATCATCTGGAGGTTTTCATTTCTCATACTAACCTCAGCAGTGATTTTTACAGAATCATTAGTGTTTTGTTAATCAGCAACAGCTTGATGAAGGATGTAAAAAGTGTTGGTAGCTGGCTTATTAATCTTACTATGATGTATAATTGTGATGTACTTGTGTCAATGAATCCCTTGTTTAGAGCAGATGGACTCTTCCAGCAGATGTCGTATAACCTCCATTGTGCAGGTAGCATGTAATGGAGGTCATTCTGTTCCTGTCAGGTTAAAGACTTCAAAAGAACATCCGTTCCAGAACAAGTCCTCAGAGGGAAAGGGATTTATAGCACAGGTATTGAAATATTTTGCTTGAGAATGTGCTAAGTGGGATGTACAGTGCAGGTGTATTTGAAAAACATAATTATACTATGGATAACATCTGGCTTGTTAATGTGTTCATAAAAATGAACTGCTGACCATCAAAATGTTTATCTGTGTTGTTTTCTCTGTATTTACATTTATGGGGTAATTTGAGGTGCCAATTTCCATATAGAGTTTTTTTCACTTCATAAAAAAGGATGTTTGCACTGATGAGGAGACAAAATCTTACAGAATACAGACtagaccagtgttattttagtattatttacagttgaggtcaaaagtttacatacaccttgcagaatctgctaaatgttaattattttactacattaggagggatcatacaaaatgtgtgttatattttatatagttctgataagatatttcacataaaagacatttacatatagtccacaagagaaaataattgttgaatttataaaaatgacccagttcaagagtttacatacacttgattgttatTACTGTGTTGCTCCAGAaagaacttttgaacaaaatgaagattatttaaattattttccctaaatataatttttttgttcatttagtaccgcccttcagaaactacaaaagatacttaaatgtttcccagaatacaaaataagttaaatttaccctgatcttcaaatgttCATAATGCATTGTCTctcagcgggcagtttaactgttcaggacaaacaagggactccatcaacaactatcaccaaaaaaaaagtattaagtaTTAAACCCACCGGTTACAATAGTGACCGTAAAAAGGGTTTTTGTTTATAAAGCTCTAAAAACCTTACTGACTGATGTTTTAGTGCACTTCctgcaaatatggaaaaaaaataaagggtctctcatgtgcagtttcacatgtttagtgcaaattgtcacatgactaaagcagtttatttcctgtttgcacctTGAGAAGATGATGGCTGCATCAAAGCTTGAAACTGAAAGGctagtaaagtatgttaaaataaagatATGACAGATTTTTGGTACACATGATCTTtaaggtgtctagtattaatatatgAGTAAACAACTTGTTGGTCACAATAGTGAGATATACAAATAAATCCAATTGCAGTTGTTAGTGAAGATTGCACTAGAATGTTGCAATGAAAAAATATTGCACTAATACTTCtaacttcatttttatttcagttttggtaTGTTTTTCCATGTcatatatttacaacactgttttaAACGTTTTAATCCCGAAGACCCCTTAAGCCTTTCTAAAATAATTAGATGATTAATAATTATGgatctggcttctggtctcatccacatccagttATTCTTAGCTGTGCAAAAtagcaaattggtgtgtcttaccatgttattttaatgtattatcagttatgagcacactggtttgtagtgcaaacagttttaccgtttactgcatgttatTATTCTTGTTATTTATAGCCTATAGCAGATTATGAacaggaagtctcacccataggcgtACTTCCGTGTTGatgaaaaacaatacattttaaataaaataaatattttcacatGAAATATAGTTCAAATACAGTTTTATTTTGGTGTAACTCAAGTTAACACGTTAAATTTGACATACCCTAAAACATTTAGTTAAATCGTTAGTTTTTTTTCACAAATCTTCTGTGGACCCCcaagttctgttttttttttttttttttgtatagccaATATTATGATTTTTATTGCCTTTACAATTGacacctttttctttttttcctgtgaCTGCTTTTTATAGTACACATGCCATGGTACTACATTTCCCAAAATGCACACAGCACGGAAACGCCGCCAGCCGCTCAATGGTTGGCAAGCACCCAGATGGCAAATGCTCATGCGGAAAAGCAGAAACTGTAAAGCATGTGTTAATGGAATGTGGTATTTACCAAACTGCAAGAACTATCATGTTCTCTGAGCTGCTAAAAACTGGAGTCTCATCATTATCTTTAAAATCAATTCTTAATAATCAGGACTATCAAACAATAAAGACCGTCATAAATTTTCTACACCACACTGGCCTATATGGGAGAATATAGTCTCTAGGTGAAGTTCTATAAATTAACTGAGGAGGGCAGCAATACGCCGTCGATGCGTCCAGTCTGCCGCAAAtatcagaagaagaagaagaagaagctccAGCGCTCAATGAACAAAGTGAATCACAGCGGCGAGCTCCTGCAGCGCTACGCGAGGACAGAGCACATCACTGCACGCTCGGGCGGAAAAGATGGAAAAATAAGGCGAGTATCGCTAATGTTTCTATCTCTGTGTATTATTCCCTCTTTGACTGTGGACGTACGTTAATGTACACGCAGAAACCGCTGTTTGCGTATGCCATTTATCTGTATTTCAGTGAAGCGGTTGCGAGCTGGTTAGCGTCTGGGCTAGCGCGCGCCAGTTGCGCGTTCATTCGCAGTGATGGTGTCCAGCTGGGGACACTGTGTGCAGTCTTTTGATAGCTTAAGTTCTTTTCGATACTAGTAAAATTTTAGTGCAGTAATTGGTGTGATTGGTCTGTGGGGTGTAGTTCTTTGGACTGTGCGTGTTTCTCCTTTGTTTATGATGTACATACAGTGAGTGTTCAGGCCCGCTGGCTTCAGTCAGCTTTTGTTTTGATTGTAGGTTGAGCCCAGCGTAACTTCACTCACGTTATGTGTTGCATTGCAGGATTCATTCAGTTTGCAACACTTTACTGTCATagattttgtttttgtattgttgAAGGTTAGCCTGTCTtaacaaattttatttaaattatttccacctaaataaacaaatgtaatttactcATCTCATAACCCGGTGACAAACTGCAAGATAGTACATTTTATTCTTGCTGTGACCTCTGGGGAAACAACAGTGCAAATAATGCTTAACTATTCTAAAGTAACACATAAGAGGTGATATATAGTATTGTTTTACAAATATAATAGTGGGGACAACATttcttttgtcatttatttatcgtttgcacttacatcacgataTGTTCAGTTACCTGAATGTGTGGCCATAGTGGAtctgatactcggatgtaaacaacagcatggattgcatggctaatgtactactgaatacattgttctgctaatttgtgctgtctaaaccacagggtAAATGCGtgtaagctgctaaatcatatagaaaaggacttagtTAGCAGGAAAGTGTgcagtattttgacaaactaaagttaataggtggtaaagatacgtacaagcagtattaattaagatattagcctaatgtttcacctacctgaccaaatttaataagaacaaacacgaatgttgtcaagattcttgccctggaaatcttggttcagtctggccaaccataaacgccttttgtttctagacagtttttttttgcacttttctccttgatttgttaacttttggcagtctatagttcttcaaatgtttttcccagactgaccgattaatacagcccaaaacgtgacaataattcaccatttttagcagcaataatcagcaaaatatgcaagttttgtttggtcCAGTGGTATTGTTTACTTTTTGTGCCActaatatggccaattgatgacgttGTGAAAATACTGTATTGCAACTATGTTTACTTGTGAAAATGGTAGGACCCCAGCGAGTCTTATTAATATCTTCAAAATAGATCAGGGTTGTCCAAACCTGCTCCtagagggctggtgtcctgcagggTTTAGCTCAAACCCCAATTTAACACACATGAACAATCAAGCTCTTAGTCATACAACTTACATGCAGGTGTGTTGAggctagtgttgtttttggcggccgattttcattttagttttagtctagtctttgtgtgaacctgacattttagtttttattagttttagtcaagttcatacaccttttagtctagtcaagttttagtcgactaaaagtctgagcattttagtcttattttagtcagaattacccatgactattttagtctagttttagtcgacgaaaacgaatgacattttagtctagttttagtcgacgaaaactgattacatttagtctatttttagcaatgcaattttatttaacccagtcaatatagtagtacctagtagtatagacaaaaccaaagttttcttttagccaaacccatttcaaacaaggttcttattatatttttgttaccttataggctgaaaaatgcatccattgcagaagatgttctaattttaatttacatttattttacctaccaaacatgttagaagtacacacacataaattgaaaaaaattaaataaaaacaataaataaaatagcatcacatgacaatgtcagaaaaaaaagaaaaacaaggtttgaatggtcaagctacaatttactaaaaattagtgatgtgacgtttgacacagaagcttcgaatattaatcaatttaacaatattcttaatttacttgatCATCTATACATACAAGAATCTTttgtacttttgttttttttaagtttatttacagattaatttatcatttataccttctgtaagtaaaatatttcttatggttttcttagcataaatttatttatttaatgaaattgtCCAAAAATAGCTTGGACATCTGGGATgcaaaagaaacgttttccacctttgaccacaagatgtcattagtgtacaacgtgttgaaaagcttcgagtaatgaacccttttagatacagttgatccctttggtgcttcgaaaagcttcattttcctatcactactaaaaagtagaaaaaaatgtatgtgttctTCCTTCTTTTCCCCCCAAATATGAACCCTATCTGGCCGGCCATTGGTCCCtttatctgtgtcagacttaactttgtttgtgGGCGTCTTCTAGATAATTCCGCGAGTGGAGCTTGAGGGAGTGACGTCGCCtgtggtttaggctagaagggatacagctctggctactgggcatgcgcataTCAATCTAAcattataacatttcgtttcgtctcgttttcgtcaacgaaaataaaagagacattttagcatagtttttattttgtaaacaacatttagtctcgtttttattcgtcaacgatatttcataatacattttatatagtcatcgtcacatgaccagcattttcgtttcgtctcgtctcgttttcgtcacgtgataaaggttcgttgacgacgatatttagtcataattttcgttgacgaaagcaacactagttGAGGCAAGTTGAAACTAGGCTGCATTCAAAAACCTAGACACACAGGCAGCATTTGCACACAAAGGCACCTCATAAAACTGATTTCGGATATGCTTCTAAGGCAGCATAATGGTTTAAAGATCTACAACAAAATAGAGTATTTTCACAATGCGTCATCAtttggccatattggtggcataAAACATAAACAATGTCACTGAACCGAACAGAACTCATATTtttctgattattgctgctgaaaatggtcaattattgtcatgttttgggctataCCAATTGGTAGGAcatagaaaaacatttggagtactataggctgccagaagttataacaaatcaaggagaagagtgcaaagattgtctgagaaacaaaaggcgtttgtggttagcCAAACTTGCTAGAAATAACATCAAAAGTGTGAAAAGTTAGTCAGAAACATACACCTAACTGGGCACCCaaatatcgcattcgatatttagctcgatatggcgtagcttgtcagagatttacgtctctgtgtattaattgccgctccagtggaacctgagcggaacgcacgtgatggagatttactactaatcaaagcaccggcttcattgactaaacgcgcctcacaatatcgttcgatatattgtccagccctaatcAACAACTTCATTTAGACATGTAAAACGTATAGATCTGAATAGAGGGCATTAAGGCATAGTAACTATTTTCCTTATAGTTGTTTTATGACAGGAATACACAACATAAAACCAGATTGTCTTTAGTTTCTGAGCTCTTTTCCTTGCCTGTATATAGTATGCATTGTCAATAACGTGTATGAATGAATTTGGTGTTAAGTATGTTAAACCATATCCCAGCTCAGAAGTCAGAGTGTTAAATTAGCACACACTTTTTGGGACTTTCTGATAAAATATTTTGAACATTCAGTCCTTAAACCTTGTTTGCAACGTCATATTTGGCATTATCATAGAGCTGTACAAGTGGGCATCTTAAAAATGGATACAACTTTTTAGTGTTTGAATAAATTGTTTTTATAAAAGTTTCTTAATAAATATGTTCCTTAGTTCTGTTTTTTTTGTCCTATTTTAACTGACTGTTCCTAATGATGTGTCTTTCTGTTTATCTCACAGGTATAACATGTCTGATACACACAGTCCCCATCCCTTCGAGCCTGCCCCTCAGGGTGGAGTATTTACTACAGACATGCTCCATTAGCCACAGTCATCTGTGTCACCATGGAGACCGCCACAGGAAGTGAGGTTGTTGGTGCAATAGGGGGTCCGCAGTCAGACTCTGTTTCCCATGAGACCCCTCAACCTCAGTCCCCCCCTTCTGTGAAAACACGGAAGACGGCTTTCAGATTTTTTGGCGGTCGGAAGAGCATCTGTGTTCTGCCCAGCTTTTTTGGTGGCCGTGGCAGAAGTCAAAGAAAGGGGTCATCAAAAACAGGTGTTACAAAGAGCCAAACATATGATGGGGTAAGCAGAACGTGCTGGGAAGATTTGGGCAGAGGTAGCAGTGAAGTGGCCTCAGGGGACTTTGAGTTTTGCACCTCCAGTGACCCTCAGAAATCACAGGAGGATCATGGAAAGTCTCAGTCTCTACCACGACAGCGCAGAGGTCTCCGGGGTCTTTTCAGCAGCATTCGGAGACacaggaaaaacaaaaatgttgaaCAAGAAAAGCGTGAGGCACTTGAAATGTCTTCGAGCTTCCGTGCCGAAACAGTGCCTGGTGCCCTGTCGAGCGTCAGTGACCGTAGCGATAACAATGGCGACAGTCAGGGCGATGAGTTGGTGCCAGATGTGCCTAATCAAACTGCAGGCAGTCAATATGAACTGCCATTGGCTGCCACTGAATGTACGAAAGATGCAACGCTAGTGCCTGAGAAAAGGAGGAGCAGAGTGGAGGTGGATAAGAAGAAAAGAGCAAAAGAAGAAGAGAACAAGGGGGAAGAGAAGCAAAGCGGGAAACGGGAAGGACTGACGACATATCATCAACCCTTGAGTGCCGAGTCAGAACTAGACCGTTTGGCTGAGCAGAATGTGGACGTTCCCGACGGGGAGCCTCCTGCTGTATCCTGCTCATCTGAAAACTTAGTCTTTGGTGATGTTTCATCATTGAAAAGCTTTGATTCGCTGACAGGTTGCGGAGACATCATCGCAGACCAGGATGATGTCAGCGTCGCTGAGAGCTCAGTGTCTGCCGAGAGAGGCAGCCGAAACGCAGGAAAACGGAGCTCATGTTTTGTCACATATCAAGGCGGAGGGGAAGAGATGGCAACTCCTGATGAGATAGATGCGGATTACTTGCAGAGCTTATGGGAATCTGAAACCAGTAACGAAGTTTGCTACGTTCCCTCAGACAGGAGCTCGGATAGCCCTTCGCTCACTCCCGATCAGCAAATCAGCTCCATCCGTGCCACCTCCACCAGTAGCCCATTGGGAATTACAGAAACAGCCCTCACTCCTGTTGACCTCTTAAGCCCCCAGAGTGATCGTCAGGAGTCGGTTCCCAACAGCGACGAGGGATACTACGACTCCACCACGCCAGGTATGGAAGAGGAGAATAGAGAACGTACACACCAGGAAAGGCTTCCACGGGATAGCTACAGTGGCGATGCCCTTTATGAACTTTTTGAGCCTGACGATCGTCTACTCAGCCCTGCTCTTCCTCCCAAGGATAGCCACCCATTTGTTGGTGCAGCCCTGCAGGGTGATAAGAGTCCTGCCAACCCTCTATACGCCTTGGCATCCTCTGCCCTAGAGACAGGCACCATGGAGACAGAGGAGGAGCGTCTGAGCAAGATCCAGCATGTCCTGCTGTGCTGTGAGCTCCAGAATCTCAGAAGCCCTTCCAAAGACCAGCATCTGTTCCATGCTGACTGCTTCTACGAGGATTCGAGCCTCCCCGCAGGCAATGGTAAAATGGTTTTGGAAGAAGTTATCAATCAGTGCTATCCCCAATCACCACAGAGATCCCAAGCTGTAAAAGATCCAGTGCCTCTCAGCAGGGGTCAGATCCAGGGAACGCCATTGTTTGCACCCCGTGCCGATTCGGGGTTTAATCTACAAGTTACGGAGACAACCAGGAGGCAGCCTCAATCTGAGGATCAGAGCCCGATACTACCCAGAGGCTGTAGCCAATCCCAAGAAGAACTAATGGTCTGTTTCTCCCAAGCACTTGTAGATTTCACAAAGAACACCCGGCTTTACCGCAACTCAACTGAGAGTCTTGATGGGTCCGAGTCGAGTTCTCCTTTTGGGCCAAGTTTGAGCGCCCTCCCCGCCATAGTCACTTTCGATGTGGTCGACATGGACAATGAGGGCGAATGTGAGCAGCAGACTGAGCttgttgaagaagaggaagagTTAGCATCTCCTTACGAACCCTTTGAGGATGATGGGTGTTACCTTCAGCAAGATGCCTTTGCTGAGTGCGACCAGCGTACTTTCGATGCTTATGAACAAAGTCTGTTGCTGAGTAACGCTTGGGGCATCGCAAGCCTTCCTCGCCACCTCAGTTTAGGTCGACCTTGTCCGCCTATCCCTGCCCCGTTAGCACTGAACCGCCGCAGTCGCTCTCTTGACACAGACAGTCTGGAGTTTCAAACAAGTGAGATTTACACAACCGTCACCAGTTATGACTCAAAGGGGGCTGCGTTTTCACAGCGTAGGACTGCTGATTCTAGTGATATGGCATTACCGCGTCAACCCTGCAGGGTTACTGTTGATAATTGGAGGCGGGGCTATGGACGGGACTCCTCCAACTCTTCTCAGCAAGAACCGAGGTTACCACACGTGGGCAATTCAACTGTAAGACCTTCACATCTCCCACTAAAGAACAACTGCCGTAATCATAACCTCCCAACTGCCGCTAGAGCCGATGGCGACGGGGAGATTTTATTCGGGGGAGGCGATG
Protein-coding regions in this window:
- the asb12a gene encoding ankyrin repeat and SOCS box protein 12a, which translates into the protein MLQLRPVEEDESAVESLELNRAVADNDHFLLAELLSQERYRKCINQQSGWGIPGTPLRMAASKGHLRCLQLLLANGADIDRLDVKAQTPLFTAVCGRYLSCVLALLRAGANPNGSHLNNSSPVLTAARDGDPEILRQLLRHGAEVNARSKVTLWASGVAVCSGPLYLSAIYGHLDCFKILLLYGADPNYNSPEEKVIGRATQQKTVLELCLRHGCGVEYIQLLIDFGANVYLPTLIIEKSTKQNEAVELLLKERGCPKTLASQCRLAIRRHLIQVNKVHCLDSLEIPPRLINYLKHKPMNSALVY
- the amer1 gene encoding APC membrane recruitment protein 1 — protein: METATGSEVVGAIGGPQSDSVSHETPQPQSPPSVKTRKTAFRFFGGRKSICVLPSFFGGRGRSQRKGSSKTGVTKSQTYDGVSRTCWEDLGRGSSEVASGDFEFCTSSDPQKSQEDHGKSQSLPRQRRGLRGLFSSIRRHRKNKNVEQEKREALEMSSSFRAETVPGALSSVSDRSDNNGDSQGDELVPDVPNQTAGSQYELPLAATECTKDATLVPEKRRSRVEVDKKKRAKEEENKGEEKQSGKREGLTTYHQPLSAESELDRLAEQNVDVPDGEPPAVSCSSENLVFGDVSSLKSFDSLTGCGDIIADQDDVSVAESSVSAERGSRNAGKRSSCFVTYQGGGEEMATPDEIDADYLQSLWESETSNEVCYVPSDRSSDSPSLTPDQQISSIRATSTSSPLGITETALTPVDLLSPQSDRQESVPNSDEGYYDSTTPGMEEENRERTHQERLPRDSYSGDALYELFEPDDRLLSPALPPKDSHPFVGAALQGDKSPANPLYALASSALETGTMETEEERLSKIQHVLLCCELQNLRSPSKDQHLFHADCFYEDSSLPAGNGKMVLEEVINQCYPQSPQRSQAVKDPVPLSRGQIQGTPLFAPRADSGFNLQVTETTRRQPQSEDQSPILPRGCSQSQEELMVCFSQALVDFTKNTRLYRNSTESLDGSESSSPFGPSLSALPAIVTFDVVDMDNEGECEQQTELVEEEEELASPYEPFEDDGCYLQQDAFAECDQRTFDAYEQSLLLSNAWGIASLPRHLSLGRPCPPIPAPLALNRRSRSLDTDSLEFQTSEIYTTVTSYDSKGAAFSQRRTADSSDMALPRQPCRVTVDNWRRGYGRDSSNSSQQEPRLPHVGNSTVRPSHLPLKNNCRNHNLPTAARADGDGEILFGGGDALYPCSYPPTGVQWKNRPVGVTQGVPHLRSEQLMDHREIPIKNRRGELEGGFTPAPPKL